The Candidatus Arthromitus sp. SFB-mouse-Japan genome includes a region encoding these proteins:
- the rocF gene encoding arginase codes for MNLNIITVSTFYGCDKKGVELGPKALINNNLLSIIKNCGHTINEIIDIPVDIDNKNKFDNNKQIKYFDKVKTIVKNLSISIEESYKNNTFPLVLGGDHAISIGSLAGFSKSFKNTGVIWIDAHGDLNIPSSSPSYNAHGMPLACSLGYGHEEFISIFKKNIDPKNVFLFGIRSLDNWEKEFIIKNEMHIYDRNSFDQIPQDLMIDTLKKYTNKNKIENFHLSFDIDVFDPLIAPGTGTPVKKGLLMDEVKNLMSKLLSSINIVSIDFVEFNPLLDKDNKTLTACLEILEFIFRRIKK; via the coding sequence ATGAATTTAAATATAATAACTGTTTCCACATTTTATGGATGTGATAAAAAAGGAGTTGAACTAGGACCTAAAGCTCTAATCAACAATAATCTTTTATCTATTATCAAAAATTGTGGACACACAATAAATGAAATAATCGATATACCAGTAGATATAGATAATAAAAATAAATTTGATAATAATAAACAGATTAAATACTTTGATAAAGTTAAAACTATAGTTAAAAATCTTTCCATCTCAATTGAAGAAAGCTATAAAAATAATACATTTCCACTAGTTTTAGGTGGAGATCATGCCATATCTATCGGATCACTAGCTGGTTTTTCTAAAAGTTTCAAAAATACTGGAGTAATCTGGATAGATGCTCATGGCGATTTGAATATCCCAAGTTCATCGCCTTCATACAATGCCCACGGAATGCCACTCGCATGCTCACTTGGGTATGGTCATGAAGAATTTATATCAATATTTAAAAAAAATATTGATCCCAAAAATGTATTTCTATTTGGCATACGATCTCTTGATAATTGGGAAAAAGAATTTATAATCAAAAATGAAATGCACATATACGATAGAAATTCATTTGATCAAATTCCTCAAGACTTAATGATTGATACTTTAAAAAAATATACAAATAAAAATAAGATTGAAAACTTCCACTTATCATTTGATATTGATGTATTTGATCCTTTAATCGCACCTGGTACCGGTACTCCAGTCAAAAAAGGATTGTTAATGGATGAAGTTAAAAATCTTATGAGTAAGTTGTTATCTTCCATAAATATAGTTTCAATAGATTTTGTTGAATTTAACCCTCTACTCGATAAAGATAATAAAACCCTTACTGCTTGCCTTGAAATTCTTGAATTTATATTTAGGAGGATAAAAAAATAA
- the argS gene encoding arginine--tRNA ligase, which yields MDYRKIISDLIEEIIGINVYDSIEIPPDKNMGDLAFPCFKLAKELRKSPQIIAEDLKLKISHEVIDRIETVGAYLNFFVDKSSFSRDVLSSILKLKDRYGESNDGEGKTIVIDYSSPNIAKPFHIGHLFTTVIGNSLYRLHKFQGYDVVGINYLGDWGTQFGKLIYAYKRWVDIEELKKNPISELFRIYVKFHNEAENDPSIEDEGRKYFKMLEDGDEECIELWKKFRELSLLEFEKLYKDLGVKFDSYDGEAFFSNKTDAIVCELEDKNLLDDSFGARVVRLDDYNMPPCIIKKADGATIYATRDLASLLYRKKTYNFYKNIYVAGIPQALHFKQVFKTVELMGYEWAKDCIHVGFGLVKFKDKKLSSRKGEVILLEDLLNMSIDKIRNVIEEKNPNLSNKDGVSKKVGIGAIVFTYLKMNRERDIIFDFDDILSFEGETGPYVQYTFARGKSILKKSGIDIENIDTEKYLGLLTHDNENNLIKVLSDFNNNIKSSISYLEPSIITRYVIDIAKAFNKFYNSNNILNLEDENLKISRLILVYATTIVIKNALYLIGIETVDEM from the coding sequence TTGGATTATAGAAAAATTATAAGTGATTTGATAGAAGAAATCATTGGTATAAATGTTTATGATTCTATAGAGATACCACCTGATAAAAATATGGGTGATTTAGCATTTCCGTGTTTTAAACTTGCAAAGGAACTTAGAAAATCCCCACAAATTATTGCAGAGGATTTAAAACTTAAAATATCGCATGAAGTTATAGATAGAATTGAAACTGTTGGAGCATATTTAAATTTTTTCGTGGATAAGTCCAGTTTTTCGCGAGATGTGTTAAGTAGTATATTAAAATTAAAAGATCGATATGGAGAGTCAAATGATGGAGAAGGTAAGACGATAGTGATTGATTATTCTTCGCCAAATATTGCAAAACCATTTCATATAGGTCATCTATTTACAACTGTTATAGGGAATTCTTTATATAGATTACATAAGTTTCAAGGATATGATGTTGTTGGGATTAATTATTTAGGTGACTGGGGAACTCAATTTGGTAAGCTTATTTATGCATATAAGAGATGGGTTGATATTGAAGAACTTAAAAAGAATCCTATATCCGAGTTATTTAGGATATATGTAAAATTTCACAATGAAGCAGAAAATGATCCATCGATTGAAGATGAGGGTCGAAAGTATTTCAAGATGCTTGAAGATGGAGATGAGGAGTGTATAGAGCTTTGGAAAAAGTTTAGGGAGCTTAGTCTTTTGGAGTTTGAAAAATTATATAAGGATTTAGGAGTTAAGTTTGATTCTTATGACGGAGAAGCATTTTTTTCCAATAAGACGGATGCAATTGTTTGTGAACTTGAGGATAAAAATCTATTAGATGATTCATTTGGTGCTAGAGTTGTTAGACTTGATGATTATAATATGCCACCATGTATTATAAAAAAAGCAGATGGAGCTACGATTTATGCAACTAGGGATTTAGCTTCCTTGTTATATAGAAAGAAAACTTATAATTTTTATAAGAATATATATGTAGCTGGTATTCCTCAGGCACTTCATTTTAAGCAGGTATTTAAAACTGTAGAACTTATGGGTTATGAATGGGCGAAGGATTGTATTCATGTTGGATTTGGACTTGTTAAGTTTAAAGATAAGAAGCTTTCATCGAGAAAAGGAGAAGTTATTCTTCTTGAAGATCTTTTAAATATGTCTATAGATAAGATAAGAAATGTAATTGAAGAAAAGAATCCTAATCTTTCGAATAAGGATGGTGTTTCAAAGAAAGTTGGTATTGGAGCTATAGTTTTTACATATTTAAAAATGAATAGAGAAAGGGATATCATATTTGATTTCGATGATATTTTATCTTTTGAGGGAGAAACTGGACCTTATGTTCAATATACTTTTGCTAGAGGAAAATCTATTTTAAAAAAGAGTGGAATTGATATTGAAAATATAGATACTGAGAAATATTTAGGACTTCTTACGCATGATAATGAGAATAATTTAATTAAAGTACTTAGTGATTTTAATAATAACATTAAATCATCTATATCCTATTTAGAGCCATCGATTATAACAAGATATGTGATTGATATAGCAAAAGCGTTTAATAAATTTTATAATTCTAACAATATCTTGAATCTTGAAGATGAGAACTTAAAAATTTCAAGGCTTATTTTAGTTTATGCTACAACAATAGTAATTAAAAATGCATTATATCTAATAGGTATTGAAACTGTTGATGAAATGTAA
- the trmB gene encoding tRNA (guanosine(46)-N7)-methyltransferase TrmB — MRLRRKAWALPELLESDLFIEDPREFKGRWNEIFDNENDICLELGCGKGRFMENIADENPDKNFVAVDLKNEVLVYVKRKCENLNLNNVRILSFDINYIDEVFEKGEISDIYLNFSTPWPKSRHNKRRLTHPRFLQKYIEIMKEDSKIILKTDHENFFLDSIEYLEGNDFEIIYKTFDLHSENIKNIMTEYEEKFMNKGMRIMYFVSKYKGRRK, encoded by the coding sequence ATGAGATTAAGAAGGAAAGCCTGGGCACTTCCAGAACTTTTAGAGAGTGATTTATTTATCGAGGATCCTAGAGAATTTAAGGGTAGATGGAATGAGATATTTGATAATGAAAATGATATTTGTTTAGAACTCGGATGTGGTAAAGGACGATTTATGGAGAATATTGCAGATGAGAATCCAGATAAAAATTTTGTTGCAGTAGATTTAAAGAATGAAGTTTTAGTTTATGTTAAACGTAAGTGTGAGAACTTAAATTTAAATAATGTAAGAATTCTATCATTTGATATTAATTACATAGATGAGGTGTTTGAGAAGGGGGAGATTTCGGATATATATTTGAACTTTTCAACACCATGGCCAAAGTCTAGGCATAATAAAAGGAGGTTAACTCATCCTAGATTTTTACAAAAGTATATTGAAATAATGAAAGAAGATTCTAAAATTATATTGAAAACTGATCATGAAAATTTCTTTTTAGATTCTATAGAGTATTTAGAAGGGAATGATTTTGAGATTATATATAAAACTTTTGATTTACATAGTGAGAATATAAAAAATATTATGACGGAATATGAAGAAAAATTTATGAATAAGGGCATGAGGATAATGTATTTTGTTTCAAAATATAAAGGAAGGAGAAAATAA
- a CDS encoding mechanosensitive ion channel family protein — MKVFENLFKSLIDSSLKFGNKILDSVFSVIVIYIIYKIVCKVIKSVFSKKVFNSRIDKGHLHTIQTLVMSIARYSFITVLILVMIQNFVGAIGVTLTGIIGVALGFASQNILKDLFNGVFITFENQFTVGDYITINKGSNDFKGIVDSVQARVTKLRDFNGDYHVIPNGAINQITNHSRKDSRILIDIQVGLNQKSEDVVESINYVLNKYSHDDITVKPYIYGTVSLDQVSITYRIIGYSKPLTHWGIENELRQLIMDRLLIQNIILPTQRYSIIRN; from the coding sequence ATGAAGGTATTTGAAAATTTATTTAAGAGTTTAATTGATTCTTCCTTAAAATTTGGGAATAAAATTTTGGATTCAGTATTTAGTGTTATAGTGATTTATATTATTTATAAAATTGTGTGTAAAGTAATTAAGAGTGTGTTTAGTAAAAAAGTATTTAATAGTAGAATAGACAAAGGCCATTTACATACAATTCAAACTCTTGTTATGAGTATAGCACGTTACTCTTTTATTACTGTTTTAATTTTAGTTATGATTCAAAATTTTGTAGGAGCTATTGGAGTAACTTTGACAGGTATTATTGGAGTTGCTCTTGGATTTGCGTCTCAAAATATTTTAAAAGATTTATTTAATGGGGTATTTATAACATTTGAAAATCAATTTACTGTGGGAGATTATATTACTATAAATAAGGGATCAAATGATTTTAAGGGGATTGTAGATAGTGTTCAAGCCCGAGTAACTAAGCTTAGGGATTTTAATGGTGATTATCATGTGATACCAAACGGAGCTATAAACCAAATTACAAATCATTCGAGGAAAGATTCCAGAATTTTAATAGATATACAGGTTGGATTAAATCAAAAATCTGAGGATGTTGTTGAAAGTATAAATTATGTTTTGAACAAATATTCACATGATGATATAACGGTTAAACCATATATTTATGGTACTGTTTCCTTGGATCAAGTTAGTATAACATATAGGATAATTGGATATTCAAAGCCTTTGACCCATTGGGGTATAGAGAATGAATTAAGGCAGTTAATAATGGATAGATTATTAATTCAAAATATCATTTTACCAACACAAAGATACTCTATCATAAGAAATTAG
- a CDS encoding biotin--[acetyl-CoA-carboxylase] ligase: protein MDLNNIFGARIYEFETISSTNDFSKQLCMDNPKNGTIVIANEQTKGKGRLGKTWSSIKNKGLYFSIIFKCDNNKSKYETLTPIISLAITDLLKNYSLNPKIKWPNDILINNKKVCGILCEFKQSPHGNFIICGIGVNLYQDISDFNEELRDKATSISINTNIKIIRNEFINNLISNLHVYYNNFNSSSLKPFLNKYTELSSLLNKEVSLKINGYDTSGNVIGFNELGYLLLKTENKVIEISSGEVTLKNTYKK, encoded by the coding sequence ATGGACTTAAATAATATATTTGGTGCACGAATCTACGAATTTGAAACCATATCTTCAACCAATGACTTCTCCAAACAACTATGTATGGATAATCCCAAAAATGGAACAATAGTTATCGCCAACGAACAAACAAAAGGTAAAGGGCGTTTAGGTAAAACGTGGTCATCAATAAAAAACAAAGGTTTATATTTCTCCATAATATTTAAATGTGATAATAACAAATCAAAATATGAAACCTTAACACCAATAATATCCCTCGCAATTACGGACCTCCTTAAAAATTATTCATTAAATCCCAAAATAAAATGGCCAAATGATATATTAATAAACAATAAAAAAGTATGTGGAATACTTTGCGAATTTAAACAGAGTCCTCACGGAAATTTCATAATATGTGGCATAGGTGTAAATCTTTATCAAGATATTTCAGACTTTAATGAAGAACTAAGAGATAAAGCAACAAGCATCTCTATAAACACAAACATAAAAATAATAAGAAATGAATTTATAAATAATTTAATTTCCAATCTTCATGTTTACTATAATAATTTTAACAGCTCATCCTTAAAACCATTTTTAAATAAATATACAGAATTATCCTCTCTCTTAAATAAAGAAGTATCTCTAAAAATAAATGGATACGATACTTCGGGTAATGTCATTGGATTCAATGAACTTGGATACTTATTATTAAAAACAGAGAATAAAGTAATCGAAATATCCTCTGGAGAAGTAACATTAAAAAATACATATAAAAAATAA